ATCACATGGATTGActcgcctaatttctcttttgtatgaggaattatgcttgcataaatgagcaACTTCATatagtagttgtgggaataaaacgaatattagacccatgtttgttgttaattatttgccttatgattttatttattataattagtcttgtagatccttaatttttcgtttagtcaaaaaaattatgtatttatttattacatgtgcttaattttttaatacaaattaggaggattacgttattttctcgcatattaatataaaattcgaaatcatATAGAATAtcgggagattgcaaaacaAGTTCCAATGGAAACAGAGTTGATCTTGGAACCGGATCAGAAAAACAGGATGAGTCGGATATAGGGTCCAATACAAATAGAATCTAGTATAGGGTCTAGAAAAGAGGAACCGGTTATAATAAGGTCGATtacagggtccaggtctagactCTACTTACCCTgcacccgatcacccctagttgCTATAGTGCCAAGCATAGATTCGCGAATATGAATCTTGATGACGATcgattctaaaattttaaagaatGCATTATTACACTTTACTAAGTTTCATAAAAGCATTTTGGAGACATGAACATACCCATTTCATTTAAATGATTTCGATATTTTCAAAGTCAATGATATACagataaattttcttattatttattatgttttgGTAACGAGTAGGCCTACTTTAGGTACAAAAGTCTTGGCCCATTAAATTCTTAATTAATCTTGAGTGTCAGATAAAACATAAGCCGAAAAACCAAAAGATAACTAGAGAATTaagtcttctttttttgtacTCAAAGATGTAAACGACGGCATAGATTTCGTGTGTCTAATTCcgccaaaataagaaaaatctgGCATCCATTGATGGAAAATAAGAGTTTGACAATAAAAAATAGGAGGAATTTATAAAATCCATAGAATTTCGGAGGAGGTTTGTAGACAGTCGCTGTAATGCGAACCTCAAGACTAGTATGAAAGCAAGCTGGAGATTCAAAGGATGCACTTATACTCAATCAAATGGCAAGATCTTCCTTAATTTATTCAAGTCTAAAACCATTTCCTTTTAATTTACTAGATTGTCGATTTCATGAGTTTGTTCTAAACTCACGCCATCTATTTTAGCTGCTCAATCTTAGTTCATATTCCATTCTAAAACCCTATAATTTCTCTTATGAATAATACATGGATTACGCGTTTTTCATATGTAATCCTTGCGGATCATCATGTTTAGAAATCTTCCTAGAGAGGGCTAACATCCCCCATTTTGCAGATTTGGAGGGAAAATCTCTTTGTTTGTTCTAAACAAGCAAATCCCACAAGATTGGTGTCATCATTATTGCTAATTACTATTACTACTCGAAGGACGCTGATTAGCAACACCGTTTCCAGAGAAGCTTCCCCCATCCTCCAAAGCAACTTTACTCAAGTGGGATTTGATCCTTTGACTTTGGGCGTGAGGTTAATGCGGGCAAATGACTTAGAGATTAGTCCTTCTGATCATGGTTTAATCCCACTTAAGAAGTGCCACGTGGCGGAAACCCAAGAGGCTGTCGGTGGGGTGGTTCCTTTGCTTTTACGTGCAGCTGTCGGATTACGCGTAGGAAGTTTCTTACCAGGTGTATTTACCATAAAGACCATTTTGTCCTTTACCCATTCTAGGGTTTGACCTTTTGTCAACTAATCTTGTCCTCTGGTGACAATATTTGATggaaagaaattatgaaaaaaaattacctcatCTCTTTAATTCCTATTATTAAAGAGGATATTGTGTAGAGAAGATGGCTCGATCAAATATAGGAAGTCTTATATCATTACGTGCGAGGAAAATGGCTGGATGGAGACTAAAAGGTCTAAGGTAGATTAGAGGAATGAGTTACCATGTTCAAAATCTAGACTAATTATTTGgtatttcaaaatttaagtatcGAATTTGTTAGATCTGAagtataaaagaaattttacacTATAATAATAGTATAAGCAATTTGTCGGACTCAAACATGTTTTCTTAAGCACATGAATGACCTATATCTAATAATGATAAACTCGAGTTTAATATGATATCACTTAGCTTTAATTCAAAATTGAcgcaaattaaaacattttttgctTAATTTGAAAAAAGCATATGGCAATTACGTTGGCCTGTCCAAAAGACAACACCCCCAGTATAACAAATTCTTGTTGCtcattaaaaaaagcaaaaaaaaaagcatatggTTCTTGTTAAAAAAGATTTAAGGAGGGATGACAATGAAGATTGATTCCACACTTGCCTTGGCCTAAGAAGTAAGAAgcatctcttcctttctttctcacTTCTCACTTCTtcactctcctctctctctctctctctaagccaCCATCCAAAATGGCGGACAGAGTCCACCCATCGGCCaaacccgccgccgccgccaccaccaacggcgccaccgccgccgccaccaccaccgccaccgccaacGGGGCTCCCACAACCGCGTTCCCCGCCGCCAACGGTACTCCCACCAAGCCCCAGCTCTACCGCCCGTACCGCCCGCAACCCCCCaaacgccgccgccgccgcccccgctgCAGCCTCTGTTGCTGCTGCTTCTGGACGATCCTGCTCCTCCTCTTCGTCGCCCTCCTCGCCGCCATAGCCGGCGCCGCCCTCTACGTCCTCTACCACCCCCACCGCCCCgccttctccctctcctccctccgCACCAACGCCCTCAACCTCACCACCGCCTCCGACGGCTCCGCCTCCCGCCTCACCACCCTCTTCAACCTCACCCTCATCTCCAAGAACCCCAACTCCCACACCTTCACCTTCTTCTACGACCCATTCCTCGTCTCCCTCTCCTCGGCATCGGGCTCCGTCTTCCTGGGCAACGGCTCGATCCCGGCGTTCGCGAGCTACCCCAAGAACCAGACGACCCTGAGGGCGGTCGCGTCGGGGAGCACGGAGGACGTCGACGCCGAATCGGTCGCTGCTCTGAGGTCGGATCTGAAGAGGAAGAACGGGCTGGCGCTGGAAATTCGGATGGACACGAAGGTGAGGGTGAAGGCGGGCGGCCGGAAAAGCAAGAAGGTCGGGATCAGAGTGGTCTGCAGCGGGATCAAGGGAGTGTCGGCCCCGAAGGACAAGAACGCGACCGTCGTCGCCGACGTCGCCGACTCCAGGTGCAAGGTCGATCTCCTGATCAAGATCTGGAGGTTCACTTTCTGATCTCGAGAatcgaaatatttttttctcctcttttgtccccttctttttcttttgttttttctagcaaattcctttttttttagaattttctgaggATTACTAACGGATCAATCATGGTGTtcaaggaggagaaaaaaaaaagaaaagaaaaagattagtgcatcaagaaaagaaagggtagattatcttctttgcttttccgaattttatttaattatgtcGGTGTGATAGGGTATAGTTTTCGGCACTTCTTTCCTTTATGGAAATTGGAAATTGCTTTAGGAGCCGTTGTTTTAACCCCCTGACCCACAAAGGAAGGGGCCAAAAAATAGAACGTGTGTTTGCTAACCCTATAGTCGGGTGTTAGGGTCGTGAAGTATTTTCCTATCAATTCTCCGAGGATTGTAattgttatttgttattatcAATAATATCATGTTTCAAGAATTCATGGTCGGCCGAGAAAAAGCGAAGAGGAAGGAAGTGCTCGTTTGAGGTGGCCAAGAGTCGTTATCACGCACCATGGTAATTGCTAGGGTTTTGTCTAGGTCGATAATGTCTTTTGCTTTCAGCTCCATTTGTGTACATATGAATGGTTTGTCCTTTATCGGATGAGCTGTTCTTTCCCACTATAAAGTAGTAGTGCGACGCCCCTTGCACCCCCCATCTCATTCTTGGTAGAGGCTCAACCTGGATGGTTCTCTGGCCTTTTTAGATGTCAACGTCCTGGTTTGGTCGGTTGGATCTATTGGCATTTTCCTTAGCAGAAATTTGATCCCACCACACCGAGCTCGTCGTCACTGTCTCTTGTGAAGTCGTATTCCTAGCGATGTGGCGAGCAAACTTGTTACTGTTTTCTGGCGAGGCTAAGGGAGGCCGGAGCTATTACGACTCGAATTGATCGTTCCGTGGACGGTGGCCCGGCGTGGGGCTAACCGGGTCAttgtttaattataaaaaagatcAGTTATGGATGCCAGATTTATTTACGGGATACGGCCCGCAGCGAAAGCAAAACGCTGAAATCTAGGCTATCactcaataaatcaaaagtcaaaagtCAATTCTTGGGTATTTTAATAGACATCTAACCCCGGATATGCTCGTGGGATGGGGATTTCCAAGCTTTCGTATATCCTCTTCTTTGCGTGATTTAAGGGCACGTTTCGTTCAAAAACGCTCTTCGAAGTATTTTAGTTATaaggtttctttttttcacgaaaggaaattatttttaggtCTTTTGTACACTAGTTCGGGTGTGTTATTTTAATTTCAGATAATTTGTGTCTTTTTCACGGTTTTTGTTCTAAATATAATTCGAAATCAGGAGATTATAAATCTACCACGAGATTATCCTTTTCATTGTCATTCTCCTCCCATGTCTTTCATCCAAATCTCCACCTTTCAATTGAAAAGCACAAAAATGACCAcaatttgttcattttaagtttctttcttttatcattttttttcgaatttaagAAGATTTGTGAAATGAGATAGGCTAGATGGGTGTTATCCAATTAAATGCATGACTCGCTAAATAGTAAACTTAAGTTCAAATCAAACATTTCGATGAACATACATCGTGGCCTTATAGAGAAGGAAAAGTACAATTAAGATTGATATTACCTCAAATAAAAATCACGCGAATAAATTCAAACCCATTTTTAATGAGCTGTGAGAGTAGAGTTATATGTTCAAATGTTGGAGTagtatctattttttttttccaaagagtAATTATTCGATCGAATGTGTATGTACATCGTACGTCTAATTAGATTTTCCTTAGGTTGTTGGCGTTCTTTAATGAGCCATCGACGGTAAAATGATTTTATCCAATTCGTaatgtcttctttttatttttatttttcgaccAGTAATTTTGTCGAGTGGGTGGTGTCAAATCAGCGTGTCGTGACATTTTTTGTAACTGAGATTGGCATAAAAATTCcgcttttgttttatttttatttttaagttggGCGTGCACGTGGTCCCTGAGGATGCGTGTAAAAGTCGGTCGAAATTGAAGGGGGCAGTTGGAATTTTGTCAGaaattgtctctctctctttagtaaattattatattattattattattattattattattattatttacatatcGATATGTAAACTATTCAATGAACAAGAGAGGGAggtcttactttttttttttttttttttttttttttgatcgaacGAGGGAGGTCATACTTAAAAGCCATCGTCGCTCGTGGGTCTCTAAAAATAAAGTACAATCTACCCACAGGTCCACCTAGGCTTACGATTGGACAGGTGATGGAAATCCATGCATCCAGCTTTGTGCTTTATTCATGTTCTTTTCACGTGtttcatgcaatttaaaatgaattaatacttacaagaaatttcaaaataatatatttataataaatttatcttaaactaattttcgatttatcaaaaatcttaaattaatataactATGAtcaatatctaaaaatgcaaaaccaataaatttttcatatttattagttttcattaaattagattaatgccacaaaaatcataaattaacaTATCTAAGACGAATAATGGTAAAATCCCAAATATATACATTCACTATAATGTATCATccaattttaacaattttttaatacaatttaacaaaaaatgacaaaaggataatttatcacaagtttatcatttgaggtaaatttgttataaacatatcagtttagagtttttagtgGCATTAACCCATTTTAAATtaggttaataccataaaaaaaatcctaaaattatatCACTATCACTTAAAtgcctcaaactttttttatatcacgaaaaatcttaaacttgtcCACTATGGTTCAAAtatcttaagttttttttaatgtttatataTACTCTATTTTAGTGCCATCCAAgatcaatttgttttttttatttttatgtcaaaatCAAGGGTACATTTGTCATACATGGATaatgacaccaaaaaaaaaagtttggggtatttgtgtcaaaatgaacaagttttagagtttttggtaatACAAAAAAAGGTTTTAGATATTTATATCACAGTAGAcatagtttgtgattttttgtggtatttttcccttaaatttttatttatctacaACATTCATTATCACTAGATAAAGAAGTATGATGCCACTAAACAAATTATATTAACACAAGAAATTGATTACATTGATTCATCCCACTTCGACATTTAGTATAGAAGATGAGAGTTGAACTATTTGTTTATATAtctacttaaaaaaaaagtgtaactcattttgttgaatttttaatccaaaagaAGATTATACTTAATTCTTTATTCCataatagatatatatatatatatatatatatatatatatatatatttgtttgaaTTGGCATCCAATGCATCACATGTTATTATTAATTCTAAGtggtttcaaaatatataaatatctcCGTCTGTATCATTATTAAACAAGTTCGCAACGATCTAGATGATGAACTATAggttctgaacaaaaaaaaccaaagaagatgAACGAggccaatttagggttttttgccATACATTAAGTTCAAAATTAGTTGAGTTTTGACTTTAAGCCAAAGGTTGCTTTTAGTAATACTATTAACCCTAAatggacaaaaaagaagaagaaggtaattGTCATCATTTAATACCGTCACAAGTAGTTATCTCACGCACCACTCAAATtaatatttcaaattcaaaacctCCCATCTaaattttgcttaaaaaaaattaaagatcaaATCTatatctattttcatttttttgtacaaGCCTCACATGCACCAATTTacacgtagagaatataaagcTAAAAACAGCTTTAAATCGAAGTATCTTCCATCATCTAAATAAAGTAAAAGTGAATGATTAGGGTGACTATTACTTGACATCGTGACGCATTTGTCAAGGAGTAAGGTCGAACTACCAAAACAAACACACAAGAAATCTcataacttaaaattattttgtaaattactaaaaaagaaCAATTTAGTGTTAGTCCTGACCGTTTATGTCAgtaatttctagctaaaattaatcaaatgaactcaattgacaaaagatgaaatgtttaagactcaattgccaagattaaaaggtttaggactgaattggtaaaattgtaataaatttaggatgttttagacaattttcccttagTTTAAGAAGCTATAAGCATGGTAATTTGAAAGTCTTAGGTATTTGACATTGGAAAATGATAAGCTAACAATACTGTTAGTCTTCAATAACAGACAGTGGCTTTTCCACCACAAATTTTCTCAAAGAAACCTATTGACTTgtttgatggttttttttttctttttggagaataAAAATTGGAAAGTCACATTGTGAGGAATTTCTTTAAATTCCACTTGGTGGGTTTGTTAGCCCACCAAGTGGAATAAAAAGGAAACTTATTAACATCATTaatgttagatttttttttttttttacattaagtgcaaaaaaaaaatatacattttttttcaagagaaaataaaCGCAAAATTAATATTAGCAACAACACCTATACGAAACATTTTCCCCACTTGTAAGTTTTCTAGTCAATAACTTGCTTGTTTTAACAAGAAAatagctataaaaaaaaagtttgcagCCCAAATTGAAAGACCTAGG
This genomic stretch from Eucalyptus grandis isolate ANBG69807.140 chromosome 3, ASM1654582v1, whole genome shotgun sequence harbors:
- the LOC104437850 gene encoding NDR1/HIN1-like protein 6 — its product is MADRVHPSAKPAAAATTNGATAAATTTATANGAPTTAFPAANGTPTKPQLYRPYRPQPPKRRRRRPRCSLCCCCFWTILLLLFVALLAAIAGAALYVLYHPHRPAFSLSSLRTNALNLTTASDGSASRLTTLFNLTLISKNPNSHTFTFFYDPFLVSLSSASGSVFLGNGSIPAFASYPKNQTTLRAVASGSTEDVDAESVAALRSDLKRKNGLALEIRMDTKVRVKAGGRKSKKVGIRVVCSGIKGVSAPKDKNATVVADVADSRCKVDLLIKIWRFTF